A region of Rhizorhabdus wittichii RW1 DNA encodes the following proteins:
- a CDS encoding cytochrome c, class I (PFAM: cytochrome c, class I) yields MSMRRAMILPVALAALALPAGMASAAADGAKVYQRCAACHLPTGKGVPGAFPPLQSDVRALAGSPAGRHYLALAVTRGLSGPLTVEGKTYRGMMPAQSGLDDEAVAAVLSHVTATIAGGGDAVKPFTAAEVKAARDSGAGLDAAAVARLQPKLTGK; encoded by the coding sequence ATGAGCATGCGCCGCGCGATGATCCTGCCGGTCGCGCTGGCCGCCCTCGCGCTGCCGGCGGGCATGGCCTCGGCCGCCGCCGACGGCGCCAAGGTCTACCAGCGTTGCGCCGCCTGCCACCTGCCGACCGGCAAGGGCGTGCCCGGCGCCTTCCCGCCGCTCCAGTCCGATGTCCGCGCGCTGGCCGGGAGCCCGGCGGGGCGCCACTATCTGGCACTGGCGGTGACGCGGGGCCTGTCCGGGCCGCTCACCGTCGAGGGCAAGACCTATCGCGGGATGATGCCGGCGCAGAGCGGCCTCGACGACGAGGCGGTGGCGGCGGTGCTCAGCCACGTCACCGCGACGATCGCGGGCGGCGGCGATGCCGTGAAGCCCTTCACCGCCGCCGAGGTGAAGGCGGCGCGCGACAGCGGGGCGGGGCTCGATGCCGCCGCGGTGGCCCGCCTCCAGCCGAAGCTGACCGGCAAATGA